The sequence CTGCAAGACCTCTGATAGGCTTAAAGCAGCCACAAGAGTTTgggctggatggaaaaaaacGCATGTTTTCATGGCTACTGAGAGAATATTGCTGTATGATGCAGGATCTTTTCAGTTTATACCTAAGGATCGAAGTATGCACGTGCATCCTTGCGCGTAATGGCCAAAGCAGACCTTCAGAAACATCTGTATGGGCAAAATACTACTTTTCCTTGCTGATTTCCCCACTGTTAACTTATTAAACCTCATCAGCACCTAGCTGTGCACATGTCCCTGCCTCATAGCTCCCTTACTACACAGGTCCCAAACACGTGCTCTGTACGCCCTGCAAACGCAGCTCCAGATGCGCCGGAGCAGGCATTTCGCCTTCTCTTCTACATACCTAATGACAAACTATAAATGACCAAGGGGTCGTGGTGATGCTCCTTGAAGCTTGCTTTATTTGGGAGCGGCTGCTCCTCTTCATTTACGCCTAATTAGCTGGGACTGGCTGAGCTCTTTACGGCATTACATTCTTCGGAGCCCCTGGGATGCGCCCCATGCAGCTCACCGCGCACGGCAGAGCTGCCCACGCCGTGTGCCGAGCCCGCGGCAGCCCTGCTGCACGGCCagccttccctgcagcccctctgccgCGCCAGGAGCACCGCGGACGTGACTGCCCGGCGGACCCACCGACGGGGCGCTGGGCCTGCCCGCCCGCTGAGGAGCCCTGGCGGGGCCCGGCAGCCGGAGGCGGCCCGCGGCCTCCGCGCCCTGTCCCCTCCGGAGCCCGGCGACCCTCCCCGCCAGGGGCCGGCCCCGCTCTGTCCTGCTCAAGacccgctccccccgcccgcGGCCTACCCCTCCCCGTCTCCTCCGGGCGCCATcttccccgccccgccgccgccgccgcgttGCCGTGGAGGCGCGAGGCCCCCCCGGCGCGGCCGGCCGGGGCTGTCCGCGGCGTTTGCCTGCGGCGAGCgggcggcggtggcggggcaGCCTCGGGCCCTGCCTGCCGCGGCGCCCCGTCAGcggaaggaggaaggaagcgCCATGGCCGAGGCCTGGGCTGGCTTCTCGCAGGAGGAGCTGCGGCGCCTGCGGGGCCAGCGCCCAGGTACGGACCGCGACCGGGCTCtgggcgggggccggggctcGGGACCGGGCCGGCCGCAGCGCCCGCCCCGGTTGGCGGGGGGCAGCGGGCCCGGGAGCGGCGCGGAGGAGCCTCCGGGCCCTCGGCACCCCGTCAGCCCCCGCAGCCGCACCTACATCCCTTcgtcccctcagcctccccgTGCCCTCAGCCCCCTGCGTCCACATCTCTGTCCATCCTCTCAGCTCATCCGATCCATCCTCGTATCAAACACGTCAGCTTCTCCAGGCAGCCCCTCGTTTCCCCCAGCCAGTCCCTCGGCCCCTCCCGTCCGGGCCCCATCTCTCACTGCTCCCCTCAGTCTCCCATCCAGCCCATCTGTCTCTCCACCCGCAACTTCTTTGTCACATTTCCAGACTCTCCAGCCCCTTGTTCTGCAGCCACATCTGCCTGTCCGCTAGCCCGGTCGTGTTTCCAGCCTCCTCTTTGCCCATCTGTCACCTTGTTCTTCCCCATTCTTCACTTTACAAACCCCCAGTTTGCCCACCAGGCTGCCTGGCACCCTTTTTTAGCCCTAGATCTCTCTCTCCGTGAGTCCCTCAGGAGTTGCCTCACTCCTATCTATGGCTCCTCCTTTAGTCCCACAGTCCAGGCCCCTTATTCCTCCCTGTCCTCATTTCGGATGCTTACATCCTTCAAAACTCCCGATTTTTAGGCTAACAAAACATTCCCAGGTTCCTGGGTTTTCCCCCACATTGCCTTCCCTTGACACCCTGGCGTGTCTTTTCCTTATGTTGGTTTTGCACCAGTTTGCTTGCCCGGAAAAGCTAATTCACAGAGTCTGTCTTTGCtcttaagatttggttttaatcCTGTTTCTCCCTCTCATCCATTGATAGATTTGTATGAACCCTTGGAGCAGCAGCATCGCCCCCACACTGTGAATAAAAGTCGGAAGCAATTGCAACGAGAAAAAGCCCTCCAGCAGCAATGTCAAAAGCTGGGACTGCAGGGTGGAGCAGCCTCTGTTCCTCCTGAGCAGTTGCTTTCTGTACCAAAACACAAGCCTTGTCATCCTCAGCAGCCCGTGCCACCGCCTCATCCTCCTTCAGCAGtagatgaaaagcaaaatgacaaCCGAGACCAGCAGAAGGAAGTGACACCGGTAGATCCCTGTAATGGCAGTGACAATGGCCAGACCCGCCCTGCAAAGCCGAACTCCaaagtggagaaaaagaaagtggaatTGTTAGTAAGTCGGTAAAATCAGAGGAtgggttttattattttgtattgaTTCATTCTTTGGTTGTGAAGTAAAGTGAACTTTTCTGTATCTAATAGGAAGGTTTGAGAGATCATGTTTGCTTCCTCTGCATTGAACCTTTGTTTTTCATCTCTAGTTGGGTTCAGCCTGATTCAGGACCAAATTCTGTAGCGTAATCCTTGCAGATATGCGCCGTGCTGTCATCAGATAATTTCCTATGGCAGTGGGACTGTACATCATAAAGCGCCCAAGTTGCAGGACTGTCTTAATGGTTTATGAAGACTTAATCTCACCATACTGCTGTGCAGACAAGTCAGCAGCCACAACAAAAAGCCCTTTTTGGAGTAGATACGCTGTGATTTGTGTAACTTTGTGTTCCCCTTTACAATATTGCTGCAGATTTGTTAATGCCAAAAGTGTTGGTAAGGAGATAAAATGTGAGGTTTTAAGCAGTTCTCTAGCTTTTATGATTCAAGATAATACTAATCTCAAGGCTCTCATCCTGTGCATCAGCCCACAGTGGGGTGCCTGTCTCCCTCAGAAGCATCAAACATACATgtgagagggagaaaggaaaaagtagtGAACTTGGCTCCCTGGGAGTCTGACTGAATGTGGCAATTACTTAGTTCATCATCCAGAATTCAGATAGTAGCCTATAAAAGAAAGCTGCTGTCTAAATGCTAGAGAGGGCAGGCATTTCCAATATGAGAAGTTGCTTGTTTTCACCTCTTCACGTTTGTTTTCCCATCTGTATCCAAGTGctagttttctttattttttcctcagcgGCCAAAGCAAAGTGTGAGGGGCAAAAtgattaattctttttctagggcatatggtttattttttaaatgctttaacaGTGCTGCTCCAGCCTTGAGTTCCTATGCAGGTCCAAACTTTTCTGCCCAATATAACCAACAAACACTAGCTGGCCACCAAACTTCCATGCATTATTTGTGTTCCCCCAGAACAGGGATCAGCAGCTTTCCAAGTGTGGTGTGCCAGACCCTATCTCTGGTTAGATCTGTCTGTAGGATCTCAGAGGGGACTGAAGGTGTTTCCTGCTGGAGAGGCAGGACTGTGGCAGTCAGCAGCACTTGTGTGGAGGAGCACCCTCCACTCAAATTCAAAACTCAAAAGGATCTGGgagtttttgttttgcagagatGTGCCTTGagaggctgcagctgctggccatgctgcctGCCATTTACCTGCCTGGCTCCTAGCTGGGATTACCTACCTGCAGATGGCTGTCCCTTCACGAGAACAGCAGCACTTTGAAAAGCAGTGCCAAATTCCTCCTGTGGGTGCAGCTCACCACTAGTACTGGCTGTTCAGCTCCTTCCTGGTGGTGAAAAGTACAGACAGTATTTGACTGGGGAGGATAGCTCAAGGTTTACAGAGAAGTTTTTCACTCTGGGGGGAGGAAATGACATTTAGCTGCAACAATCACCTCCTGAATCTGCTGAACTCGTCTCAGCCTGTGCACTTGAATTtaaatcttattaaaaatatttctctataTGACGTTTTAGGAATAGGGTGATGAGGAGAAGTCTGAAGATATATTCTTGTGCAGAAATGGTTGTTAAGATTAACATGGCTGAGTTACTCGGGTATTTTTAAGCTAAGTTATTTTTAAGCTGAGACTTCTTCAGAGAGGGCATGAAGAATACAACAGagtggaaaagcagcagagcagtTTTTGTTACTCCTTAATCTTGCCCAGTTGTGTTGACAGAGGTTGTCCCCTCTCACCTGAGACTTTGCCTTCCATCCTCTGGGGCTGGTTATATCTCTTAGTAGATGTAGCCCAGGAAATGGTACCTGTATAACTCCTTCCTAGTGGTGAAAGTGAATTCTTGTTCTTCCTTGTGGCTCATTTTCATTGTAACTTTTACCAGCCTTTCATTTGTATCAGTTTAATTGTTTGGGGGCTGTATTGTAAAGCAGACCTGTGAAAGGATCctttttatggaaaaaacatttccaaaaaagAGGCTGTGTTGGCAGACTGAACAGATGGGGACTTGTAGCAGCCAGTAAGAAACTTGAAACTGCTTCTACCTAGTGGGGAAGCACatcctttaaatgaaaaattccatacatttctgaaaaagtgCTCTATGCTCTTTCTTCCAGCAAAGCAGAATTAACCAGCAGCTTACTTGTTTATGAAGATTTTTGTTGTGATCAGCAGATTTCATCTGGAAATGTTTTATTGGTCTGAATGACTTCTTGCAGATGATTCTTCTTTCCTCAGAACTGAAACCTTCTTATTGTTCCTTTGACACTTTTAGTTTGTTCCAGGAAATATGATGGTGAATATTTGTGTCATTTGGGGTACAAGGAGAGATATGAACCTTCTATTAATTTTGATCTTTTTGTCAATGAGCAGGCAGGAAAAATCACGATGGGAAATCCTCCAGCAAGAGCAGCGGCTGatagaagagaagaataaacGCAAGAAGGCACTCCTGGCCAAAGCTATTGCTGAGAGGTAAGGGGCTATGCTGCGGCCTGGACTGAGGCTGAGGAAGGGATTACTTTTCATCTGCAACCAGTTGCCCATCTTCTATTTAAGTCtcactttttcctcctctctgtgctCTGTATGTACTGCTCCACAAGTGAGCAGCTGTGATCGACATTTCCCTTTGATGAGAAGTGCTGGCTAAGAAGTTGCAACTAAGCTTTTCACACTTCCAAAGCTGCAGCTCTGTGTGCAGATGGAAAACTTATTACACAATTCAAGAATTAGCTGAAGTCCTTGTGCCTGTTAGTGAAGGCATGTTTGGAAGTTGGGGTGCTTGGATGCCTATCCCTGTTGTGTTCCTGATTTGTTTTGACTGGATTTAAGGAAAGCTTATTTGATTCCAAACCTATGAAGGGAAATTATAGCTACTTCTGTTTGGGCTTTTGACTCTTACTAGTACgtgaaagtgttgaaaagagAAGATGATCAACTTTAAGTTTAAGAAGGTACTGTTTTACCACTGGCTGATTAGAAATTATAAAAATTCACAGGTTCTCACAGATGTTATCTCTTGCTCTTCAGGTGACCAGACTTTAAGGCATTGTACAGTGTTGTCCACCAAGATAGTTTAAGACTACGGGGACGGCAGGGATTGTAGGAAAGTATGTTGGAGCAGCTGATGACACTAGATCAAGGAAGGAGATGCAAAGCTTTCACGGTCACAGTGCTCTCCCAGACATGTATTATGGTCTGCCCATCAAAGCTCTGGAGTAGCACAGGTGAACATAGCTGGTACTGTGCAGAACGTTCTCTTTGAGGTTCtgaagattttgttttgctttgcccGGCAGAGATAAAACACAAGTAGATTTGATCTGAGTCACTGTAGGACAGCAAACGAGGGTGTGACCACCAGGCTGGGTTCTTCCTTCTAGAagcagaggggagagaagaggactTGGAAGGTGATAGCTAGGGAGTTATGTCTGACGTTCAAAGGCCTTCTTCAGGCTCTAAGCAATACTACAGGAGTCTGTTTCTCTCCACCTGCTTTAGCTGGTCTAATGAGAGATGGTGTCACTGCCTACACACCTAGTCTTGCTATCAAGTTCCTGCTTTGGGGTGTAAAGCAGTGGCTGAAAAGCATGGCTTTGCTGGTGGTGGTGAATGACAGTAAAGTGACCTGGTGTAAAAGCTTGTTGAAGGTTGCTTGGGAGTGAAATCCATCAACGCTTGCTGCCCTTAGCAACATTTAGTTTTCAGAACTAAGGAATGAATAGGCTAAGTTGAAAAAGGTTACATAAGGCTTGATTGAAATCCTTTGTGTTTGATGTAAAAGTTTCCATTGACTTCATTGGGATTTGGCTAGGCCTTTTGGgaataattttacaaaatggAAATCAAGCTTAGGTTAGGTGACTTTTTGGCCCCTACTAACTGGGCTTCTTTGAAAGGGGATATTTGCAGGGCTAAGTACCCTTCCCCCTCTCGCTCCCCCCCAAGCCATTTCCTGTTTCCTTACACTGAGAACTACTTAGATACAGCAGCTTCTTGTGTGTTTCCACAGTGAAGAAACACAATCCATTTTAGGCACTTTGATTATAGTCATTACGTAATTTTGCCGTAGTCTTTTAATAGCAGGCATTTTAGATCCCTCTGGATATTAAAAAAGATCAAAAGTCTTAAATCCTAAAGGAGAAACCTTCTGAATAGCTCTTAAGGAAGTTAGTTGCTCTGCAAATGAAATGGGGCCCATTATGTCAAGAAGAGaggcttgaaaagaaaaaaaaaaagcatcttcctTTTGCAGATCCAAAAGAACTCAAGCTGAAACAGTGAAACTAAAACGGATTCAGAAAGAGTTACAAGCTCTGGATGACATGGTATCTGCTGACATTGGCATCCTGCGGAACCGCATTGATCAGGCCAGCTTGGACTACTCCTATGCCCGGTAAGCGACAGACAGGGAGCAGGGAATAGCCCTGCCTGAATGGAGGGAGAAAATGCTGCTTCCTGTCACTGAAGCAGTAATGGAGTTAATGTCATTGTAATAATGTATAGTTAAAGCGGTGACAGTCTGGGGGGGGCTTTCAAATCTTGAGGTAGAAgcatgctttttatttcctaattttTCCCTTGGAATCTGGAAACTGAAGTAGGTTTTCTGACTGCAGACTGTGCTTTCCAGCTTTGTGCTGTCACGAGACATACTTACTGCTTTAACTGTGCAGTTGTCCGTAAGCCCTGCTTTATTGTTTCAAGgttgtttatttcttctcagGGGGAaagagtttttttaaaagtcctaAAATTAAAGTCCTTTTCAGGGAAACTTGCTTGTTGATGACAGCTCTGGTCTTGTTGGAATCAATGGGACCAATTAAACTTAAAACATATAATACTGCTGAAGTGCTTTTGGAACTGGGACCAAAAATTGAAGGAAAGAGCAAGCTTTCACCCTTCACAATATGCCTTTAATCACTCTGGTTCTGATGAGTTCCTTAAATGCAAGAAATTAATCGGAACACCCTATTAGTTGTGGGTAAACCACAACTTCAGTAGATAAACATCAGCACGTTTATGTAGCCGTTTAATAAAATGGAACTGTTCGGTTGCGGTTTTTGGTTCACGATTCAATGtgttaaatgtgtatttctccTTATGACTTCTGCTATACGTTGACCACAGGCCAATAAACATGGTaattagtctttaaaaaaatagcagtgGTAGCTAAAAAATAAGGATTTCTTTTGTGTAATTATCATTTGAAATAGTTAAGATTAACTGTAGTTTCAGTAGCTGAGTGCATATGAATACAGAATTTCATATCctcaagaggaaaaacatttcaatgTATTTTAGGTTTAAGTCTGGTTTCTAAAACCATTAAATGCTCCTGGGAATTTCTTTAACAAAATTTTGTAATAATGTGTCTATTTGAAATGGTTAATGGCACAAGGGTTAATAACACAAGCGGCTCTGATATTTAGAAAGTAGTTTTTAATTGGAGATAACAAAAGGGGATGCTGGTAGGACAAAGGGGATAACTTTACAAAATACTTAATGACTTAGTAAGTCTTTCTGAGGGAGGGATTTGGAAATGTGAGTTAGATACTTCCAGTGTTGTAGTTTTTATGCATTACGAGCCAAAACTGATTAAGTGGTGCCTTTTTAAGCAATTTTTTAGTTCTTGCCTTACGTTTTAGGGCTAAAACACAAATAATTTCAGTGGGTCAAAAAGTGCGATATTAAATAGACGTGAGCACATACATAATTAGGGGCATTTGACAATTGCTGTGGAATGGAATTTTTGTAAATATGTTGTGAAGATTATGTGTGAATTCAGCCCAAATGTTTTAACTGTGCAGAAGTTTTCAGCATAGCATTAGTTCTTCCATTTCAGATACCTGACACAAGGAAATCTTGACTTTCTAGTGAGGGAAACTTAAGCAGGCATCTTCTGCCCACTGCAGACACAGCCTTTACAGCTGGATCAAAGTTTTGTGATTATTATATAAAGGAACATATTTGGCAAGGCTTTTCTATGTcttatttcttcctgtttcccTAAGCAAAGGATCTCtcctttttgttgctttgttttaccAGATATTTGAATCTGGTTTTATAAAACAGCTGGATTCTTTATTCAACCACCTTACTAATACTAGTTTTATGAATGCTCTGTAAGGTACATCGCGTAGTCATTCTGCAAAAGCTTTTGCATGTTCCCTTTCCTGGTGAGCAAGATTGCATCTATCTTTCTATTAATTAAATCAGAATTAATATACAGATTCACTGAATGTAGTGGAGGATGCATCACTAATGTGGACACCAACCATTAAAGTGCTAGATATCCCAGATGTGTTAACCTCAATAAATATTTGGaatatttcctttttgctaTATTTGTCATGACAGGAAGTGCAAATTGGCAGGAGGTGTGTGTCGGGGGGATGCTTACAATAAAATTCTACATCTGTTGCCATGCAGAAGTTGTGATCACTATTGATGTCATATGCTGTGTCAATCTGTGCTGCTCATGATTTTCTGAACATATATATGGGTGGCCAGAAGAGTACACTTCTAGACCAGATCCGAACGTAAATGTGTGTAGCACCATTGTAGCATCTGTATCTGTTGAGTGGATGGTTGGATTAAgtgttttgcagtgtttcagtTCACTAGATAGGTGTTCACTAGAAGTGTGAAACCACTACAATTTCTGAtggtttctttctgctgctcGTGATACATATCTTAAAACAGGCAGTAAAAATGCTTGTTCATGATTCAATCTGTAGATTTCAGATGAGCAAATGAACTCTTGGAATACAGCAGCAGTGGAGGCTAATGTGTCAAGAGGAGAAGATTTGATCAATTCacacttattttcttcccttttactAATGTATCAGCATGTCGTGAATAGCTGGCATAATGCATTGCAGAGCACATTGCATTTCAGGGATGCTTAAAGTATCTGTCCATGTGTCAGattgtaaagtgctttgagaaTTAACCCACTAGAAATGATGATGATTTTGCAGGAAGCGGTATGATAAGGCTGAGTCGGAGTATGTGGCAGCCAAGCTGGACCTCCAACACAAGACGGAGATTAAGGAGCACCTCACGGAGCACCTGTGCACGATCATACAGCAGAATGAGCTCCGCAAGGCCAGGAAGCTGGAGGAGTTAATGCAGCAGCTGGAAGTGGAGGCAGATGAGGAAAATCTGGAACTTGAGATAGAGGTGGAGCggatgctgcagcagcaggaggcagaagcAGGGAGACAAGCCAGCCAGTCACACAGTCATGCTGGGACAGCTAAGGAAAACCCCACTCCCAGTGTTACAGCACGGGAGAGTGAGCATGCTAACCATGCTGTCGGTTCTCCTGCTATTTCTGAACAGTTGGTTCAGTCTCAAAACTCTGGTACCAAATCCCTCTCCAATATGGACAGCCAAACTCAAGCAGTAAATGTGACTCCAGGAAACTCCCCAGCTTGTTCTGGTACGTGACTACTATATTCAGATAAGTCAGCCGGTTATGGATGATATACTCTCTGCAGGCTTGCGTGCTGTATGTTATATCTGGGCTTCTGCGGTGCCAGTAATATGcacttaatttctcttttcctttaatattgttttcaaatgttaaaGGCTCTTTTTTTCACAAGACTCCCATTTGGGGTTCACCATCTGTCATCACCATTCTGGTTTAAGTTCATGTTCTAATGCCCAGCTCTTCATGGGGCTTTGTATCTTCCTGAAACAGTGTACTTGGATGCGAACAGCGGGGTTTTTCCAAAGGCTTTCAGCATATTGATATCACAGATACCTGTTCCAAGCAGCGTGCAAGAGAGACATATCTACAGGAGAAAACATCACAACTTAGTCTGCTTCTGAACACATTCTGTCCCCTGACAACTGCAATGGGATGTTTGTCTTCCTTTGCATCCATAAGGGATTAGTTTTCAACGGTTGTTAATCCTGTGAAACCCAAGTGCTTACTTTAATTGTCTTCGTAGCTGATACTCTTTCCTGTACCTGCTTTAAAGGAAATTCACATATTGAGGCAAATTGCAAAGTCAGTTGTAGTATTTACTATTTATCACTTTGCCTATTTCTTTCAGGTAATGCTAGATCACACAAAGCTATACATTGATAACGTTATTATCTATGAAATCACAGCAGCTatgatttaataaaaatgatggGTTACAGTTTAAAACATTGCAGAATATATGACATAGAAGTAGAAACACACAAAAGAGAGTGTGTAACAATTAAAGCTGTTCCAttacaaacatttttctctgtcataGTTGCCTCAAAGTTCCAATAATTAGCCAGGGATCTTGTAATGAATAATCCCCACAGTATATTGGAAGTGAGcccattttcattaaatattcagTGCATTTTCTTGCCTGAAGACCGGGTTTGTACCCCACAAGAAGTTCAGCTGGTTTTCGCTGTTGCTGTTGAAAGGCTTTAAAAAGCTATTCCAGGTGGAGAAAGTCTCAGGAATTAAAATTAAGGACATAGGAAAAC comes from Haliaeetus albicilla chromosome 8, bHalAlb1.1, whole genome shotgun sequence and encodes:
- the GORAB gene encoding RAB6-interacting golgin isoform X1, producing MAEAWAGFSQEELRRLRGQRPDLYEPLEQQHRPHTVNKSRKQLQREKALQQQCQKLGLQGGAASVPPEQLLSVPKHKPCHPQQPVPPPHPPSAVDEKQNDNRDQQKEVTPVDPCNGSDNGQTRPAKPNSKVEKKKVELLVSRQEKSRWEILQQEQRLIEEKNKRKKALLAKAIAERSKRTQAETVKLKRIQKELQALDDMVSADIGILRNRIDQASLDYSYARKRYDKAESEYVAAKLDLQHKTEIKEHLTEHLCTIIQQNELRKARKLEELMQQLEVEADEENLELEIEVERMLQQQEAEAGRQASQSHSHAGTAKENPTPSVTARESEHANHAVGSPAISEQLVQSQNSGTKSLSNMDSQTQAVNVTPGNSPACSGT
- the GORAB gene encoding RAB6-interacting golgin isoform X2, coding for MAEAWAGFSQEELRRLRGQRPDLYEPLEQQHRPHTVNKSRKQLQREKALQQQCQKLGLQGGAASVPPEQLLSVPKHKPCHPQQPVPPPHPPSAVDEKQNDNRDQQKEVTPVDPCNGSDNGQTRPAKPNSKVEKKKVELQEKSRWEILQQEQRLIEEKNKRKKALLAKAIAERSKRTQAETVKLKRIQKELQALDDMVSADIGILRNRIDQASLDYSYARKRYDKAESEYVAAKLDLQHKTEIKEHLTEHLCTIIQQNELRKARKLEELMQQLEVEADEENLELEIEVERMLQQQEAEAGRQASQSHSHAGTAKENPTPSVTARESEHANHAVGSPAISEQLVQSQNSGTKSLSNMDSQTQAVNVTPGNSPACSGT